A genomic window from Salvia miltiorrhiza cultivar Shanhuang (shh) chromosome 5, IMPLAD_Smil_shh, whole genome shotgun sequence includes:
- the LOC130985978 gene encoding zinc finger CCCH domain-containing protein 37 isoform X2 produces the protein MSNQLYGYTSTTYGGGAGSGSGGSIFNSRSAADAYIPSDSSLLGTSSRYLSADLLSSSSALSSSLLYNPESYSRIPGLSATIPTRSYGPPGVDVAASVPTDPLYAGLKRTSSEFKRTRYESTSHLPIYPQRPGEKDCAFYMQTRTCKFGESCKFDHPVWVPEGGIPDWKEVPLVPSEALPERPGEPDCPYFLKTQRCKFGVRCKFNHPKDSILPPGAPEEGDISALPERPSEPPCAFYVKTGKCKFGSTCKFHHPKGVQIQSIGEENLNGLQSNMLGDNKAMQTPFAPALLHNTKGLPIRPGEEDCPFYLKTGSCKYGATCRYSHPDRYVINPQAAIASSLLTSPSAHYNLGVVAPTVSLLPNFDPRITQTTVGLTTTIYPQRPGQQECDYYMKTGICKFGNNCRFHHPVDWSAPTASATESPQQNVKLTLAGLPRREGAINCPYYMKTGTCKYGATCKFDHPPPGEVMAAMTTSSALGEVKDNGDV, from the exons ATGTCGAACCAGCTCTACGGCTACACCTCCACCACTTACGGCGGAGGCGCCGGCTCCGGCTCCGGCGGCAGTATATTCAACTCGAGATCCGCCGCCGACGCCTACATCCCGTCCGACTCCTCATTGCTCGGCACTTCTTCTAGGTACTTGAGCGCTGACCTACTCTCCTCTTCTTCCGCCCTCTCCTCTTCACTGCTCTACAATCCCGAGAGCTACTCTAGGATCCCCGGCCTCTCCGCCACCATTCCCACGCGCTCCTACGGCCCACCTGGTGTCGATGTGGCGGCTAGTGTCCCCACCGACCCGCTTTATGCTGGTTTGAAGCGTACTTCATCTGAAT TCAAGCGCACTAGATATGAGAGTACGAGCCATTTGCCCATATACCCCCAGAGGCCTGGAGAGAAGGACTGTGCCTTTTATATGCAAACAAGAACCTGTAAGTTTGGAGAGAGCTGCAAGTTTGACCATCCTGTTTGGGTCCCAGAAGGGGGAATCCCTGATTGGAAAGAG GTCCCACTGGTGCCTAGTGAAGCCCTTCCTGAGAGACCTGGCGAGCCAGATTGTCCT TACTTCTTGAAGACTCAAAGATGCAAGTTTGGTGTTAGGTGCAAATTCAACCACCCTAAAGATAGCATCCTGCCTCCA GGTGCTCCTGAGGAAGGTGACATCTCTGCCTTACCCGAGAGACCGTCAGAGCCTCCATGTGCT TTCTATGTGAAGACTGGGAAATGTAAATTTGGTTCAACCTGCAAATTTCACCACCCCAAAGGAGTTCAGATTCAATCAATTGGGGAAGAGAATCTTAATGGGCTGCAGAGTAACATGCTTGGAGACAACAAGGCAATGCAAACACCTTTTGCCCCTGCTCTGTTGCACAATACCAAGGGCCTTCCCATCAGACCG GGTGAAGAAGATTGCCCATTCTATTTGAAAACTGGCAG CTGTAAGTATGGAGCCACATGCCGCTACAGCCATCCAGACAGATATG TGATCAATCCACAAGCTGCTATTGCTTCTTCTCTTCTTACCTCACCCTCAGCCCATTACAATCTTGGTGTTGTTGCTCCGACAGTATCTCTGTTGCCAAATTTTGATCCAAGGATCACTCAAACAACG GTTGGTTTGACTACAACTATTTACCCTCAACGACCTGGACAGCAGGAATGTGAC TATTACATGAAAACTGGGATATGCAAGTTTGGGAATAACTGCAGATTTCACCATCCCGTCGATTGGTCAGCACCCACTGCATCAGCTACAGAGTCTCCACAGCAAAATGTGAAACTAACTCTTGCTGGCCTGCCAAGAAGAGAG GGTGCTATCAATTGCCCATATTATATGAAGACTGGAACATGCAAGTATGGGGCAACATGCAAGTTTGACCACCCACCTCCTGGAGAGGTGATGGCGGCCATGACAACATCTTCTGCACTTGGTGAAGTCAAAGACAATGGAGATGTGTAA
- the LOC130985978 gene encoding zinc finger CCCH domain-containing protein 37 isoform X1 yields the protein MSNQLYGYTSTTYGGGAGSGSGGSIFNSRSAADAYIPSDSSLLGTSSRYLSADLLSSSSALSSSLLYNPESYSRIPGLSATIPTRSYGPPGVDVAASVPTDPLYAGLKRTSSESLYHQTLLGAHNKIGQTDAWYSSNPLVKRTRYESTSHLPIYPQRPGEKDCAFYMQTRTCKFGESCKFDHPVWVPEGGIPDWKEVPLVPSEALPERPGEPDCPYFLKTQRCKFGVRCKFNHPKDSILPPGAPEEGDISALPERPSEPPCAFYVKTGKCKFGSTCKFHHPKGVQIQSIGEENLNGLQSNMLGDNKAMQTPFAPALLHNTKGLPIRPGEEDCPFYLKTGSCKYGATCRYSHPDRYVINPQAAIASSLLTSPSAHYNLGVVAPTVSLLPNFDPRITQTTVGLTTTIYPQRPGQQECDYYMKTGICKFGNNCRFHHPVDWSAPTASATESPQQNVKLTLAGLPRREGAINCPYYMKTGTCKYGATCKFDHPPPGEVMAAMTTSSALGEVKDNGDV from the exons ATGTCGAACCAGCTCTACGGCTACACCTCCACCACTTACGGCGGAGGCGCCGGCTCCGGCTCCGGCGGCAGTATATTCAACTCGAGATCCGCCGCCGACGCCTACATCCCGTCCGACTCCTCATTGCTCGGCACTTCTTCTAGGTACTTGAGCGCTGACCTACTCTCCTCTTCTTCCGCCCTCTCCTCTTCACTGCTCTACAATCCCGAGAGCTACTCTAGGATCCCCGGCCTCTCCGCCACCATTCCCACGCGCTCCTACGGCCCACCTGGTGTCGATGTGGCGGCTAGTGTCCCCACCGACCCGCTTTATGCTGGTTTGAAGCGTACTTCATCTGAAT CACTCTATCACCAGACTCTTTTGGGTGCCCATAACAAGATTGGGCAAACTGATGCTTGGTATTCATCAAACCCTTTAGTCAAGCGCACTAGATATGAGAGTACGAGCCATTTGCCCATATACCCCCAGAGGCCTGGAGAGAAGGACTGTGCCTTTTATATGCAAACAAGAACCTGTAAGTTTGGAGAGAGCTGCAAGTTTGACCATCCTGTTTGGGTCCCAGAAGGGGGAATCCCTGATTGGAAAGAG GTCCCACTGGTGCCTAGTGAAGCCCTTCCTGAGAGACCTGGCGAGCCAGATTGTCCT TACTTCTTGAAGACTCAAAGATGCAAGTTTGGTGTTAGGTGCAAATTCAACCACCCTAAAGATAGCATCCTGCCTCCA GGTGCTCCTGAGGAAGGTGACATCTCTGCCTTACCCGAGAGACCGTCAGAGCCTCCATGTGCT TTCTATGTGAAGACTGGGAAATGTAAATTTGGTTCAACCTGCAAATTTCACCACCCCAAAGGAGTTCAGATTCAATCAATTGGGGAAGAGAATCTTAATGGGCTGCAGAGTAACATGCTTGGAGACAACAAGGCAATGCAAACACCTTTTGCCCCTGCTCTGTTGCACAATACCAAGGGCCTTCCCATCAGACCG GGTGAAGAAGATTGCCCATTCTATTTGAAAACTGGCAG CTGTAAGTATGGAGCCACATGCCGCTACAGCCATCCAGACAGATATG TGATCAATCCACAAGCTGCTATTGCTTCTTCTCTTCTTACCTCACCCTCAGCCCATTACAATCTTGGTGTTGTTGCTCCGACAGTATCTCTGTTGCCAAATTTTGATCCAAGGATCACTCAAACAACG GTTGGTTTGACTACAACTATTTACCCTCAACGACCTGGACAGCAGGAATGTGAC TATTACATGAAAACTGGGATATGCAAGTTTGGGAATAACTGCAGATTTCACCATCCCGTCGATTGGTCAGCACCCACTGCATCAGCTACAGAGTCTCCACAGCAAAATGTGAAACTAACTCTTGCTGGCCTGCCAAGAAGAGAG GGTGCTATCAATTGCCCATATTATATGAAGACTGGAACATGCAAGTATGGGGCAACATGCAAGTTTGACCACCCACCTCCTGGAGAGGTGATGGCGGCCATGACAACATCTTCTGCACTTGGTGAAGTCAAAGACAATGGAGATGTGTAA